A portion of the Segatella copri DSM 18205 genome contains these proteins:
- the rplP gene encoding 50S ribosomal protein L16 — MLQPKRVKYRRPQDGRGNKGNAHRGTQLAFGSFGIKTLESKWIDSRQIEAARVALNRYMNRQGQVWIRIFPDKPITRKPADVRMGKGKGDPAGWVAPVTPGRILFEVEGVSFDIAKEGLRLCAQKLPVKTKFIVRRDYDKNA, encoded by the coding sequence ATGTTACAGCCAAAAAGAGTTAAATATAGAAGACCTCAAGATGGTCGTGGCAACAAAGGCAACGCTCACAGAGGTACACAATTGGCTTTCGGTTCTTTTGGTATCAAAACTCTTGAATCAAAGTGGATCGATAGTCGTCAGATTGAGGCAGCTCGTGTAGCATTGAACCGCTATATGAACCGTCAAGGTCAGGTCTGGATTAGAATTTTCCCTGATAAGCCAATCACTCGCAAGCCTGCTGATGTCCGTATGGGTAAAGGTAAGGGTGATCCAGCAGGATGGGTTGCACCTGTTACACCAGGTAGAATTCTCTTCGAAGTTGAAGGAGTTAGTTTCGATATTGCAAAAGAAGGTCTTCGCCTTTGCGCTCAGAAACTTCCTGTTAAGACTAAGTTTATTGTTAGACGTGATTACGATAAAAACGCTTAA
- the rpsE gene encoding 30S ribosomal protein S5: MAMDKVKVNNEEVLKDRLVAINRVTKVTKGGRTFTFAAIVVVGDGNGVIGYGLGKAGEVTAAIAKGTEAAKKNLVKVPVLKGTVPHEVETSFGGAKVLIKPAAAGTGLKAGGAMRAVLESVGIKDVIAKSKGSSNAHNLVKATIAALAEMRDAYTVAGERGISMDKVFNG, encoded by the coding sequence ATGGCAATGGATAAAGTAAAAGTAAATAACGAAGAAGTACTTAAGGATCGCTTGGTTGCTATCAACCGTGTAACTAAGGTTACAAAGGGTGGTCGTACTTTCACATTCGCTGCTATCGTCGTTGTAGGTGACGGTAATGGCGTAATCGGCTACGGCCTTGGTAAGGCAGGTGAGGTTACTGCTGCTATCGCAAAGGGTACTGAAGCTGCTAAGAAGAACTTGGTAAAGGTTCCTGTACTCAAGGGTACTGTTCCTCATGAGGTTGAAACTTCATTTGGTGGTGCTAAGGTTCTTATTAAGCCAGCTGCAGCCGGTACTGGTTTGAAGGCCGGTGGTGCTATGCGTGCAGTACTTGAGAGCGTAGGTATCAAGGATGTCATCGCTAAGTCTAAGGGTTCTTCAAATGCCCATAACCTTGTGAAGGCTACTATCGCTGCTCTTGCAGAGATGCGTGATGCTTATACTGTAGCAGGTGAGCGTGGTATCAGTATGGATAAAGTATTTAACGGTTAA
- the rplR gene encoding 50S ribosomal protein L18 produces the protein MTTKKVERRIKIKFRIRKSVNGTAERPRLSVFRSNKQIYAQVINDLTGNTLASASSLGLEKMPKQEQATKVGELIAQKAKAAGVEAVVFDRNGYLYHGRVKQLAEGARNGGLKF, from the coding sequence ATGACAACAAAGAAAGTAGAAAGACGAATTAAGATAAAGTTCCGCATTCGTAAGAGTGTGAACGGTACAGCTGAGCGTCCACGTCTTAGTGTATTCCGCTCTAACAAGCAGATTTACGCTCAGGTTATTAACGATTTGACAGGCAATACACTTGCATCAGCTTCTTCACTCGGTTTGGAGAAGATGCCTAAGCAGGAGCAGGCAACTAAGGTTGGCGAGCTCATCGCTCAGAAGGCTAAGGCTGCTGGCGTTGAGGCAGTAGTTTTCGATCGTAATGGTTACCTTTACCATGGTCGTGTAAAGCAGTTGGCTGAAGGTGCTCGTAATGGTGGTCTTAAATTTTAA
- the rplO gene encoding 50S ribosomal protein L15, which yields MKLNNLKPAAGSTHSRRRIGRGPGSGLGGTSTRGHKGAKARSGYKRKIGFEGGQMPLQRRVPKAGFKNINHKEYFAVNLSTLQALAEAKNLTKIGIEELKAAGLTNGKELVKVLGNGELKAKLEVEANAFSKTAEEAIKAVGGNATII from the coding sequence ATGAAATTAAATAATTTGAAACCTGCTGCAGGTTCTACCCATTCACGTCGTCGTATTGGTCGTGGTCCAGGTTCTGGTCTCGGTGGTACTTCTACACGTGGTCATAAGGGTGCCAAGGCTCGTTCTGGTTATAAGAGAAAGATTGGTTTCGAAGGTGGTCAGATGCCATTGCAGCGTCGTGTTCCAAAGGCTGGTTTTAAGAATATCAACCATAAGGAGTACTTCGCAGTAAACCTTTCAACTCTTCAGGCTCTTGCTGAAGCAAAGAACCTTACTAAAATCGGTATTGAGGAACTTAAGGCTGCTGGCCTCACAAACGGCAAGGAGCTTGTAAAGGTTCTCGGTAACGGTGAACTTAAAGCAAAATTGGAAGTTGAAGCTAATGCTTTCTCAAAGACTGCCGAAGAAGCAATCAAGGCAGTAGGTGGTAACGCAACTATAATCTAA
- the rpsC gene encoding 30S ribosomal protein S3 encodes MGQKVNPISNRLGVIRGWDSNWFGGKNFGDNLVEDQKIRKYLNERLAKASISRIIIERTLKLVTITICTARPGIVIGKGGQDVDKLKEELKKLYKKDIQINIFEVKKPELDATIVGKNIATQIEHMIAYRRAIKMAVANTMRAGAEGIKVQITGRLNGAEMARKEMYKEGRTPLHTFRADIDYCQCEALTKVGLLGIKVWICRGEVYGKADLTPNFSQDNKSNNRGNGRSNNRGGNRKRNNNR; translated from the coding sequence ATGGGACAGAAAGTTAATCCGATTAGTAACCGACTTGGTGTTATCCGTGGTTGGGATTCAAATTGGTTCGGTGGTAAGAACTTCGGTGATAACCTCGTTGAGGATCAGAAAATCCGTAAGTATCTTAACGAGCGTCTTGCTAAAGCAAGCATTTCTCGTATTATTATCGAACGTACATTGAAACTTGTTACCATTACTATTTGTACAGCCCGTCCAGGTATTGTCATTGGTAAAGGTGGTCAGGATGTAGATAAGTTGAAGGAAGAGTTGAAGAAGCTTTATAAGAAAGATATTCAGATCAACATCTTCGAGGTTAAAAAGCCTGAACTTGATGCTACTATCGTTGGTAAGAATATTGCGACTCAGATTGAGCACATGATTGCTTATCGTCGCGCTATCAAGATGGCAGTTGCTAACACCATGCGTGCAGGCGCTGAGGGTATCAAGGTACAGATTACAGGTCGTCTGAATGGTGCTGAAATGGCACGTAAAGAAATGTACAAAGAGGGTCGTACTCCTCTTCATACATTCCGCGCAGACATCGACTACTGCCAGTGCGAGGCACTTACAAAGGTAGGTTTGCTTGGTATTAAGGTTTGGATTTGCCGTGGTGAGGTTTATGGTAAGGCTGATCTTACTCCAAACTTCTCACAGGACAATAAGAGCAACAACCGTGGTAACGGTCGCTCTAACAACCGTGGTGGTAATCGTAAAAGAAACAATAACCGTTAA
- the rpsH gene encoding 30S ribosomal protein S8, whose amino-acid sequence MTDPIADYLTRLRNAIMAHHRVVEVPASNLKKEITKILFEKGYILNYKFVEDGPQGSIKVALKYNPTTKQNAIKCLKRVSTPGLRKYTGYKDMPRVINGLGIAILSTSKGVMTDKEASDLKIGGEVLCYIY is encoded by the coding sequence ATGACAGATCCAATAGCAGATTATCTGACAAGACTCAGAAATGCAATCATGGCTCATCACCGTGTTGTAGAAGTTCCTGCGTCTAACTTGAAGAAAGAGATCACTAAGATCCTCTTCGAGAAAGGTTACATCCTCAATTACAAGTTTGTAGAGGATGGTCCTCAGGGCTCAATTAAGGTTGCCTTGAAGTACAACCCAACTACAAAGCAAAACGCTATCAAGTGTTTGAAGCGTGTGTCAACTCCAGGTTTGCGTAAGTATACCGGTTACAAGGACATGCCAAGAGTTATTAACGGATTAGGTATTGCTATCTTATCTACATCCAAAGGTGTAATGACAGACAAAGAAGCTTCTGATCTTAAGATCGGTGGCGAGGTTCTTTGCTATATTTATTAA
- the rplE gene encoding 50S ribosomal protein L5: protein MDTAQLKKVYKETIAPALQKQFNYSSAMEIPVLKKIVINQGLGDATQDKKIVDVAINEITAITGQKAVATYSKKDIANFKLRKKMPIGVMVTLRRERMYEFLEKLVRVSLPRIRDFKGIESKFDGRGNYTLGITEQIIFPEINIDEVDRIQGMNITFVTTAKTDEEGFALLKAFGLPFKNANKD, encoded by the coding sequence ATGGATACAGCACAGTTAAAGAAAGTATATAAGGAGACAATCGCTCCTGCTCTTCAGAAGCAGTTCAACTACTCTTCTGCTATGGAGATTCCAGTATTGAAGAAGATTGTCATCAATCAGGGTCTTGGTGATGCTACTCAGGACAAGAAAATTGTTGATGTAGCAATCAATGAGATTACTGCTATCACCGGTCAGAAGGCTGTTGCTACATATTCTAAAAAGGATATTGCAAACTTCAAGCTTCGTAAGAAGATGCCTATCGGTGTTATGGTAACATTGCGTCGTGAGCGTATGTACGAGTTCTTGGAGAAGCTCGTTCGTGTTTCTCTTCCTCGTATTCGCGACTTCAAGGGTATTGAGAGCAAGTTTGATGGTCGTGGTAACTATACATTAGGTATCACAGAGCAGATTATCTTCCCTGAGATTAATATCGATGAGGTCGATCGTATTCAGGGTATGAATATAACCTTCGTAACAACAGCTAAGACTGATGAAGAAGGTTTTGCTCTTTTGAAGGCTTTTGGTCTTCCATTCAAGAACGCAAATAAAGATTAA
- the rplV gene encoding 50S ribosomal protein L22 yields the protein MGARKHIAAEKLKEARKNLYFAKLVGVPSSPRKMRYVVDMIRGMEVNRALGVLRFSKKQASADVEKLLRSAIANWEAKNNRKAEDGELYISKVFVDEGVTMKRMRPAPQGRGYRIRKRSNHVTLFVDAKTNDEK from the coding sequence ATGGGAGCAAGAAAACATATTGCGGCTGAGAAATTGAAAGAAGCCCGTAAAAACTTGTACTTCGCAAAGTTGGTAGGCGTTCCTTCTTCTCCACGTAAGATGCGCTATGTAGTAGACATGATTCGTGGTATGGAGGTTAACCGTGCACTCGGAGTACTTCGCTTCTCTAAGAAGCAGGCATCAGCTGATGTAGAGAAATTACTTCGTTCAGCTATCGCTAACTGGGAAGCTAAGAATAATCGCAAGGCTGAAGACGGTGAGCTTTATATCAGTAAGGTCTTCGTTGACGAAGGCGTTACAATGAAACGTATGAGACCTGCGCCACAGGGTCGTGGTTATAGAATTCGTAAGCGTTCTAACCATGTAACTCTTTTTGTTGATGCAAAAACTAATGACGAAAAATAA
- the rplX gene encoding 50S ribosomal protein L24 yields the protein MSKLHIKKDDTVIVIAGADKGKTGKVLKVLVEENRAIVEGVHMVSKSTKPSAKNPQGGIVKQEAPIHISNLSLIDPKSGKATRVAIKHEGKNVVRIAKKSGEEIK from the coding sequence ATGAGTAAGTTACATATTAAGAAAGACGATACCGTTATCGTTATTGCCGGTGCAGATAAGGGCAAGACTGGTAAGGTGCTTAAGGTCCTCGTTGAGGAGAACCGTGCTATCGTAGAAGGTGTGCACATGGTTTCTAAGAGCACTAAGCCATCTGCTAAGAATCCTCAGGGAGGTATTGTTAAGCAGGAGGCTCCTATTCATATCTCAAATTTGAGTTTGATTGATCCTAAGAGTGGCAAGGCTACTCGTGTTGCTATCAAGCATGAGGGTAAAAACGTTGTTCGCATCGCTAAAAAGTCAGGGGAGGAAATCAAGTAA
- the rpmC gene encoding 50S ribosomal protein L29 yields MKIAEIKNIETKELVEKLEAAVDALNKKKINHNVTPLENPSEIKVARRDIARMKTELRQRELNK; encoded by the coding sequence ATGAAGATTGCAGAAATTAAAAATATCGAGACCAAAGAATTGGTTGAGAAGTTGGAGGCAGCTGTTGATGCTTTGAACAAGAAGAAGATCAATCATAATGTAACTCCACTTGAGAATCCATCAGAGATTAAGGTTGCTCGTCGTGATATTGCACGTATGAAAACTGAACTTCGTCAGAGAGAACTTAACAAATAA
- the rpsK gene encoding 30S ribosomal protein S11, giving the protein MAKQKATSKKRNVRVDAIGQLHVHSSFNNIIVSLANNEGQIISWSSAGKMGFRGSKKNTPYAAQMAAEDCAKVAFDLGLRKVKAYVKGPGNGRESAIRAIHGAGIEVTEIIDVTPLPHNGCRPPKRRRV; this is encoded by the coding sequence ATGGCAAAGCAAAAAGCAACATCTAAGAAGAGAAATGTACGCGTTGACGCTATCGGTCAGCTTCACGTTCATAGCTCATTCAATAACATTATTGTATCTCTTGCTAACAATGAGGGTCAGATCATTTCTTGGTCTTCTGCTGGTAAGATGGGTTTCCGTGGTTCTAAGAAGAACACTCCTTATGCTGCTCAAATGGCTGCTGAGGATTGTGCAAAGGTCGCTTTTGATCTTGGTCTTCGTAAGGTTAAGGCTTATGTTAAGGGTCCAGGTAATGGTCGTGAGTCTGCTATCCGTGCTATTCACGGTGCAGGTATCGAGGTTACTGAAATCATTGACGTAACTCCATTACCACACAATGGTTGCCGTCCTCCAAAGCGTCGTCGTGTTTAA
- the secY gene encoding preprotein translocase subunit SecY, whose translation MKKFIETLKNCWKIEDLRQRLLITLLFTAIYRFGSFVVLPGINPGMLEKLQSQTSGGLMSLLDMFSGGAFSNASIFALGIMPYISASIVMQLLAVAVPYFQKMQREGESGRKKIQWYTRVLTVAILVFQAPSYLLNLKMQAANALATGISWTVFMIPATIILAAGSMFILWLGERITDKGVGNGISLIIMIGIIARLPQAFVQEVTSRLQAISGGGLIMFIVEILILYAVVCASILLVQGTRKIPVQYAKRLVGNKQYGGARQYIPLKLFAANVMPIIFAQALMFIPLAIVRYQSENASSVVQQLMDNRSLLYNVVYVILVIAFTYFYTAITLNPTQMAEDMKRNNGFIPGVKPGKDTAEYIDTVMSRITLPGSLFIAFIAIMPALAGLLDVQQAFSQFFGGTSLLILVGVVIDTLQQIESHLLMRHYDGLLNSGHTRQGGVAAY comes from the coding sequence ATGAAAAAGTTTATTGAGACACTAAAGAACTGTTGGAAGATAGAGGATCTCCGTCAGAGACTCCTCATTACCCTTCTGTTTACGGCTATTTACCGTTTTGGCTCGTTTGTGGTACTTCCAGGTATCAATCCGGGCATGTTGGAAAAACTTCAGTCGCAGACCTCTGGCGGTCTTATGTCGCTATTGGACATGTTCTCTGGTGGTGCATTTTCCAATGCATCTATCTTTGCACTCGGAATTATGCCTTATATCTCAGCTTCAATCGTTATGCAGCTTCTTGCTGTTGCTGTACCTTATTTCCAGAAGATGCAGCGCGAGGGCGAGAGCGGCCGCAAAAAAATACAATGGTATACTAGAGTCCTGACTGTGGCCATTTTGGTCTTTCAGGCTCCTAGTTACCTTTTGAATTTGAAAATGCAGGCTGCCAATGCTCTAGCCACCGGTATTAGTTGGACGGTATTCATGATACCGGCAACCATTATCTTGGCTGCAGGAAGTATGTTTATCCTTTGGTTAGGTGAGCGTATCACTGACAAGGGAGTAGGTAATGGTATCTCTCTTATTATTATGATTGGTATTATCGCCCGTTTGCCACAGGCTTTCGTTCAGGAGGTAACTTCTCGTTTGCAGGCAATTTCTGGTGGTGGTCTTATTATGTTCATTGTAGAGATTCTTATCCTTTATGCTGTAGTTTGTGCTTCAATACTTTTGGTACAAGGTACACGTAAGATCCCTGTTCAGTATGCTAAACGCTTGGTTGGAAATAAGCAATATGGTGGTGCACGTCAGTACATTCCTTTGAAGCTTTTTGCAGCTAACGTAATGCCTATCATCTTTGCACAGGCTTTAATGTTTATTCCATTGGCGATAGTTCGCTATCAGTCTGAAAATGCTAGTAGTGTTGTTCAGCAGTTGATGGATAATCGTAGTTTGCTATATAATGTTGTTTATGTAATCTTGGTTATTGCATTTACTTATTTCTATACAGCTATTACATTGAATCCTACTCAGATGGCTGAGGATATGAAACGTAACAATGGTTTTATTCCTGGCGTAAAACCAGGAAAGGATACAGCTGAGTACATTGATACCGTAATGTCTCGTATTACTTTACCAGGTTCGTTATTTATTGCGTTTATTGCAATCATGCCTGCATTAGCAGGACTTCTCGATGTACAGCAAGCTTTCTCTCAATTCTTTGGAGGTACATCTCTATTGATTTTGGTTGGTGTTGTCATTGACACATTACAACAAATCGAGAGTCATTTGCTTATGCGCCACTATGATGGTCTTTTGAATTCAGGCCATACGCGTCAGGGTGGTGTTGCTGCATATTAA
- the rpsN gene encoding 30S ribosomal protein S14, whose amino-acid sequence MAKESMKAREVKRAKLVARYAEKREALKKIIATSNDPAEAYEAARKLQAIPKNANPIRLHNRCKITGRPKGYIRQFGISRIQFREMASAGLIPGVKKASW is encoded by the coding sequence ATGGCAAAAGAATCAATGAAAGCTCGCGAGGTTAAGCGTGCAAAGCTTGTAGCTCGTTACGCTGAAAAGCGCGAAGCACTGAAAAAGATTATTGCAACTTCTAATGATCCAGCCGAAGCATACGAGGCAGCTCGTAAGCTTCAGGCTATCCCTAAGAATGCAAACCCAATCCGTCTTCACAATCGTTGCAAGATTACTGGTCGTCCAAAGGGTTATATCCGTCAGTTCGGTATTTCTCGTATCCAGTTCCGTGAGATGGCTTCTGCTGGTTTGATTCCAGGTGTAAAGAAGGCTAGCTGGTAA
- the rpmD gene encoding 50S ribosomal protein L30, giving the protein MATIKIKQIKSKIGAPVDQKRTLACLGLHKISQVVEVEDTPSNRGMIRKVHHLVSVVD; this is encoded by the coding sequence ATGGCAACAATTAAAATCAAGCAGATTAAGAGTAAAATCGGTGCTCCAGTAGATCAGAAGCGTACTCTCGCTTGTCTTGGTCTCCACAAGATTTCTCAGGTTGTTGAGGTAGAGGATACTCCTAGCAACCGTGGTATGATCCGTAAGGTTCATCACCTCGTAAGTGTAGTTGATTAA
- the rplN gene encoding 50S ribosomal protein L14: MIQTESRLTVCDNSGAREALCIRVLGGTGRRYASVGDVIVVAVKNVIPSSDLKKGAVSKALIVRTKKEIRRADGSYIRFDDNACVLLNNAGELRGSRIFGPVARELRAVNMKVVSLAPEVL; encoded by the coding sequence ATGATACAGACTGAATCAAGACTTACAGTATGTGATAACAGCGGTGCTCGTGAGGCTCTTTGCATTCGAGTTCTCGGTGGTACAGGCCGTCGTTACGCTAGCGTTGGTGACGTTATTGTTGTTGCAGTCAAGAACGTTATCCCATCAAGTGATTTGAAGAAGGGTGCAGTATCAAAGGCTTTGATTGTTCGCACAAAGAAGGAAATTCGTCGTGCAGATGGTTCTTACATCCGTTTCGATGACAACGCTTGTGTATTGCTTAACAATGCAGGTGAGCTTCGTGGTAGCCGTATCTTCGGTCCTGTTGCTCGTGAGCTTCGTGCAGTAAATATGAAAGTCGTTTCTTTGGCACCTGAGGTTCTTTAA
- the rplF gene encoding 50S ribosomal protein L6 has protein sequence MSRIGKLPISIPAGVTVNYDEASHICTVKGPKGELSQWIDPSIKFNNADGQISFEIDENSPVNIKQKQAFHGLYRSLVNNMVVGVSAGYTKVLELVGVGYRVSNQGNIIEFALGYTHPIFIQLPKEIKVETKSERNQNPILTLESCDKQLLGLVCAKIRSFRKPEPYKGKGILFKGEVIRRKSGKSASAK, from the coding sequence ATGTCTAGAATAGGAAAATTGCCAATTAGTATCCCTGCAGGTGTTACTGTAAATTATGATGAGGCTTCTCATATTTGTACAGTAAAGGGCCCTAAGGGTGAACTTTCTCAGTGGATTGATCCATCTATCAAGTTTAATAATGCAGATGGTCAGATTAGCTTTGAAATCGATGAAAATAGTCCTGTAAATATTAAGCAGAAGCAGGCTTTCCACGGTTTGTATCGCTCTCTCGTTAACAACATGGTTGTTGGTGTAAGCGCTGGTTATACAAAGGTTTTGGAATTGGTAGGTGTTGGTTATCGTGTTTCTAACCAGGGTAATATCATAGAGTTTGCTTTGGGTTACACTCACCCTATTTTCATCCAGTTGCCTAAGGAGATTAAGGTTGAGACTAAGTCTGAAAGAAACCAGAACCCAATCTTGACATTGGAGTCTTGCGACAAGCAGTTGTTGGGACTCGTTTGTGCAAAAATTCGTTCTTTCCGCAAGCCTGAGCCTTATAAAGGTAAGGGTATTCTCTTTAAGGGTGAAGTTATTCGCAGAAAGTCTGGTAAGAGTGCTTCAGCTAAGTAA
- the rpsQ gene encoding 30S ribosomal protein S17 yields MVQMETRNLRKVRQGVVISNKMDKTIVIAAKFKEMHPIYGKFVQKTKKYHAHDENNEANVGDTVMIMETRPLSKTKRWRLVQIVEKAK; encoded by the coding sequence ATGGTCCAGATGGAAACAAGAAATTTAAGAAAAGTAAGACAGGGTGTTGTTATTAGCAACAAGATGGATAAAACCATTGTTATTGCAGCTAAGTTCAAGGAGATGCACCCTATTTATGGTAAATTTGTCCAGAAGACAAAGAAGTACCATGCACATGACGAGAATAATGAGGCTAACGTAGGTGATACAGTTATGATCATGGAGACTCGTCCTCTGTCTAAGACAAAGAGATGGAGATTAGTACAAATTGTTGAAAAAGCTAAGTAA
- the infA gene encoding translation initiation factor IF-1, with protein MAKQAAIEQDGTIVEALSNAMFRVELENGVDITAHISGKMRMHYIKILPGDKVKVEMSPYDLTKGRIVFRYK; from the coding sequence ATGGCAAAACAAGCCGCTATTGAGCAAGATGGAACAATTGTAGAAGCATTGTCAAATGCGATGTTCCGAGTAGAATTAGAGAATGGAGTTGACATCACAGCTCATATCTCTGGTAAGATGAGAATGCATTACATCAAGATTTTACCTGGTGATAAGGTAAAGGTGGAGATGAGTCCATATGACCTTACCAAAGGTAGAATTGTTTTTAGATACAAATAA
- the rpsM gene encoding 30S ribosomal protein S13 — MAIRIVGVDLPQNKRGEIALTYIYGIGRSSSAKILDKAGVNRDLKVSEWSDDQAAKIREIIGAEFKVEGDLRSEIQMNIKRLMDIGCYRGVRHRNGLPVRGQSTKNNARTRKGKKKTVANKKKATK; from the coding sequence ATGGCAATAAGAATTGTTGGAGTAGATTTGCCCCAGAATAAGCGTGGCGAAATCGCATTGACCTATATCTACGGTATTGGTCGAAGTAGTTCAGCAAAGATATTGGATAAGGCCGGTGTAAACCGTGACCTGAAGGTTAGCGAGTGGTCTGATGACCAGGCAGCTAAGATCCGTGAAATTATCGGCGCTGAGTTCAAAGTTGAAGGTGATCTCCGTTCAGAGATCCAGATGAACATTAAGCGACTGATGGATATTGGTTGCTATCGTGGAGTTAGACATCGTAATGGTCTTCCAGTTCGCGGTCAGAGCACAAAGAATAATGCTCGTACACGTAAGGGTAAGAAGAAGACTGTTGCTAATAAGAAGAAGGCTACTAAGTAA
- the rpsD gene encoding 30S ribosomal protein S4: MARYIGPKSKIARRFGEPIFGADKVLSKRNFPPGQHGNNRRRKMSEYGVMLAEKQKAKYTYGVLERQFRNMFDKAAKADGITGEVLLQNLECRLDNVVFRLGIAPTRAAARQLVGHKHIVVDGKVVNIPSFAVKPGMVVGVREKSKSLEVIEAALAGFNHSKYPWIEWDDNSKSGKFLHKPERADIPENIKEQLIVELYSK, from the coding sequence ATGGCTAGATATATAGGTCCGAAATCTAAAATTGCGCGTCGTTTTGGTGAGCCAATCTTCGGCGCTGACAAAGTTTTGTCCAAGAGAAACTTCCCTCCTGGACAGCATGGCAACAACCGTCGTCGTAAGATGTCTGAGTACGGTGTCATGTTGGCAGAGAAGCAGAAAGCTAAGTACACTTATGGTGTATTAGAGCGTCAGTTCCGTAATATGTTTGATAAGGCTGCTAAGGCTGATGGCATTACTGGTGAGGTTCTTCTTCAGAATCTCGAGTGCCGTCTTGATAACGTTGTATTCCGTCTTGGTATCGCTCCAACACGTGCTGCTGCGCGTCAGTTGGTTGGTCACAAGCACATCGTTGTTGATGGTAAGGTAGTTAATATCCCTTCATTCGCAGTTAAGCCTGGTATGGTTGTTGGTGTTCGTGAGAAGTCTAAGTCTCTCGAGGTTATCGAAGCAGCTCTTGCAGGTTTCAATCATAGCAAGTACCCATGGATTGAGTGGGACGATAATTCAAAGAGCGGTAAGTTCTTGCACAAGCCAGAGCGTGCCGACATTCCTGAGAATATTAAGGAGCAGTTAATCGTTGAGTTGTACTCTAAATAA
- the rpmJ gene encoding 50S ribosomal protein L36 — MKTRASLKKRSADCKIVRRKGRLFVINKKNPKMKLRQG; from the coding sequence ATGAAGACAAGAGCATCATTAAAGAAGCGTTCAGCTGACTGTAAGATCGTTCGTCGTAAAGGTCGTCTGTTCGTTATCAACAAGAAGAACCCTAAGATGAAATTACGTCAGGGCTAA